In Candidatus Aegiribacteria sp., the following proteins share a genomic window:
- the gcvT gene encoding glycine cleavage system aminomethyltransferase GcvT, producing MDKKTALYDKHVNLGGKMEPFAGYIMPIKYTTVKEEHNAVRNGVGIFDLSHMGEFRVKGKDASRFLDYLLTNDSAVEPGKAYYSTMCYPDGGIVDDLIVYKMSEDEYLMIVNASNIEKDWAWVNNHTDGYSIDLTNESDETALIAIQGPDAEKVAQKLTDEKLQDIEYYAHTVGLFAGKQALIARTGYTGEDGFEIYTRFEDAEEVWDAVMEAGEEFGIKPIGLGARDTLRLEVGYLLYGNDMDHTTTPIEAKLGWVVKLKTDKEFIGREVMARQKQEKPARYIVGLEVLGKGFPRHGAELYEGNRKVGIVTSGSLAPALGHGVCLAFVEKGFHKKGTELEAEVRGKRIPVKTVKLPFYKNGSRK from the coding sequence ATGGATAAAAAAACAGCCCTGTACGACAAACATGTAAACCTTGGTGGCAAGATGGAACCCTTCGCCGGTTATATCATGCCTATCAAGTATACCACGGTAAAGGAAGAACATAATGCTGTTCGAAATGGTGTAGGTATTTTTGACCTTTCACATATGGGCGAATTCAGAGTGAAGGGTAAAGACGCTTCCAGGTTTCTGGATTACCTTCTGACCAACGATTCCGCAGTAGAGCCGGGAAAGGCCTATTATTCAACAATGTGCTACCCTGATGGCGGTATTGTTGATGACCTTATCGTGTACAAAATGTCAGAAGATGAATATCTGATGATCGTCAACGCGTCCAACATCGAGAAGGACTGGGCATGGGTGAACAATCATACTGACGGCTACAGTATCGATCTGACAAACGAGAGCGATGAAACAGCTCTTATTGCGATACAGGGTCCCGACGCCGAAAAGGTTGCGCAAAAGCTAACCGATGAAAAACTTCAGGATATAGAGTATTACGCACACACGGTTGGTCTTTTTGCCGGGAAGCAGGCTTTGATAGCGAGAACCGGATACACCGGTGAGGACGGGTTCGAGATATACACCAGGTTTGAAGACGCGGAAGAAGTGTGGGACGCGGTAATGGAAGCCGGAGAAGAGTTCGGAATAAAGCCCATCGGACTGGGCGCCAGAGATACTTTAAGGCTTGAAGTGGGATACCTGCTTTATGGAAACGATATGGACCATACAACCACTCCTATTGAAGCCAAACTTGGATGGGTTGTGAAACTGAAAACCGATAAGGAGTTCATAGGCCGCGAAGTGATGGCACGGCAGAAACAGGAAAAGCCTGCCAGGTATATCGTAGGGCTTGAGGTTCTTGGAAAAGGATTCCCCAGGCACGGTGCCGAACTCTATGAAGGCAACAGAAAAGTTGGAATAGTCACAAGCGGTTCACTGGCGCCGGCTCTGGGACACGGAGTATGTCTGGCGTTTGTTGAAAAGGGATTCCATAAGAAGGGAACCGAGCTTGAGGCTGAGGTAAGAGGAAAAAGAATTCCGGTAAAAACTGTCAAACTGCCTTTCTACAAAAACGGCAGCAGAAAGTAA
- the gcvH gene encoding glycine cleavage system protein GcvH: MSKIPEKLRYTETHEWVKDLGNGEYMMGLTFYAQEQMGEVVMVECPGVQDFSSGDILGSLEAVKTAEDFYAPFDCKIVRINEDLEDEPALINEDPFGRGWLVVIKTDDPSGYNGLKSAEEYTEFIGE, translated from the coding sequence ATGTCTAAAATCCCCGAAAAACTCCGTTATACTGAAACACATGAATGGGTTAAGGATCTTGGAAACGGCGAATATATGATGGGCCTTACTTTCTACGCCCAGGAACAGATGGGTGAGGTTGTAATGGTTGAATGCCCCGGTGTACAGGATTTCAGTTCCGGAGACATTCTGGGTTCTCTTGAAGCGGTAAAGACCGCTGAGGATTTCTACGCTCCCTTCGACTGCAAAATTGTAAGGATCAACGAAGATCTTGAAGATGAACCCGCCCTTATCAACGAAGATCCTTTCGGACGGGGCTGGCTTGTTGTAATTAAAACCGATGATCCATCGGGATATAACGGCCTTAAAAGCGCTGAAGAGTACACCGAATTCATCGGTGAGTAA